The Fusobacterium periodonticum 1_1_41FAA genomic sequence CACCAACCTTGCGAAGCTACTCCCCATATCATAATAGCAAATTGAACTACAAATAAGAATAATATTAATTTTTTACTCCAATTAAATTTTACACCTGTTTCTTCTTGATAATCTTTTAAATATCTTTCATTAATTTCATCTTTTTCTTCAATAACAATAGATTTTTCTGGATTTTCTTTAACTTTCTTAATATATCTATAAAGATATGTTAAAGTTATTAGTGAAAATACTACAAGAGCTCCAAATCTAAATTTTAAACCTTCATTAAAAGAAATTCCAGCTGCATTTGATGCAATTATAGTAGAAAAAGGATTTACTGTAGAAAACATACAACCTATAGCAGAAGCTAAAAATATAGTTGCCATTGGAACTAAAGGATCAAAACCATTTACTAAAAATAAAGGTATAAGTATAGAATAGAAAGGTATTGTTTCTTCCCAAGCTCCAAAAATTGTTCCTCCCGCTGCAAAGAAAAGAAAACTTATCATAACAAGTAAAAATTCTTTTCCCTTAGTTTTTTGAGATATAGCCTTCATAGCAAGAGAAAAAGTTCCTGTCTTATTCACTATTCCCACTATACCACTTAATATTAAAACAAAAATTATAATATCTATAGAATCAGCTAATCCAGAAATTGGTGCTAAAATTAAATCATCTACACCTTGAGCTTGTCCACTTACTTTAGTATAAGTATTTGGAATTGCCATAGGTTTTTTTATAGTCCCATTTGTAAATTTCTCTACATCTATATTTATATTTAGCTTATCCAAAGTTTCTTGAGTCGCTGCTAATTTTTCATCATCTTTTCCATAACTCTCTATAACAAACTCATTTGTATTCTCTTGATAAGAGAGCCTATCATATTTTCCTGCTGGTATAATGTGCGTTAGCACTGTCACCAAAATTAAAATTAAAAATAATACTGTGTATGCTGTCGGAAATTCCCAATTTTTCCTTTTCACCTATCATTCCTCCCATCATCTTTTATTTTAAGTTCAGAAAATTTTATAACATTGAGTCGCTTTTGTCAATAGAAATTTTTTAATATTTTTTACTCTGATTTTTTATGAGAATAATATCCTATTAAAACGAAAAAATAGGCACCATGTGCCTATTTTCTATTTTAATTAATATTTTTATTTTTTGCTTATTGCACTTAATATCCAAAGTAAAATACAAGCCCCTACTATAGATACCAAAGCACTATGAAGATTTAAACCTGTTACTTTCTGAGCACCAAAAAAGTTGAAAACAACTCCTCCAATAAAAGCACCAATAATTCCTGTTACTATATTGGCTATTGCTCCCATTGAAGCATTTTTACCCATTATTATACTAGCTATCCACCCTGAAAAAGCTCCAAGTATTAGCCAAGCTATTATTCCCATATTTTCTCCTAACTATTTTTTCTTTTTAAGCAATGTTTTAAATATATCCCAACAATCTAAAATAGTATCGATTGTAGCCATGATTCCACCACTATTGCTACTTCCACTAGTTTTTCCAGCAAAATTATTAGCAATATATCTACTAGATTCTGCAACATTGCTAGAAACATTTTTAATATTTTCTAAAGTAGTTGACACACTACTAGAAGTATTGACAATATTTCTTTTAGAAGCTTTTAATATATCAGTAACATCTTCTACTAGTATATTTACTTTTTCTAAATTATCATTAGTATTTTCTAATATTCTTTCACTATTTTTCACCAAATTAGGAATTTGACTAATACTATTTTCTATTTGCTCTTTATTCTTTTCTAATAGAGAATTTATTTTTGAGACAATAGAAATTATCTTTATTAATATTATAAAAAGTAATATAAGCAATACTGCAAGTGAAATACCTAGAAGAACTTTTAAAATCATATCTAAATTTATTGTTACCATATTTCCTCCTAGTTTCTAACTACTTTTTTGCCTTTTCTTTTACTTCTTTAGCTTTCTCTTCAACTTTTTTAGCTACTTCTTCAATCTCTTCTTCTATTTCTTCCTCAATTTCTTCAACCTTTTCTGAAATAGTTTCATCTGTAAGCTCATCATATTTTTCAGCAAGAGCTTCTCTTATATCAGAAGTTTTCTCTTCAATATAATTTTTAGCATTAGCAAGATTTTCACCTACATAATTAAGTCCTTTTTTAGTGGCATCTGAGATATTTTTTCTAGTTTCTTTTCCAGATTTTGGAGCAAATAAAACACCTAATGTAACTCCTGCTCCTACACCAGCAAGAACTTTCAATGTTCCAACTATCTTTTCATTTCTTTTAGCTCTTTCTTTTTCAAGACGTTTTTCATGAATATAATTTATTAATCCCATTATTGTACCTCCAATACGTAATTATTTTTACAACAATCTATATAATATAAAATATAATTGTTGTAATTATTTATATTATATATTGTTTTTTTACAAAATGCAAATAAAATGTTTTTTATTATATCTACTTTTATTACAACTAAAGAATTACTGTAGAATCTTGTATACTATTTTATTTAAACCTTTTTAAATTCACATTATCTTAATGAAAAAAGAGAACTATTTTAAGTTTCAACTTAAAATAATTCTCTTGATATTCCTAATTATTTAAAACTATTCTTCTATAACTCCATAGTCTCCATCTTTTCTTTTATAAACTACAGCCATTTTCCCTGTTTCTGAATTAGTAAAAGCAAAGAAAACTCTATTTAAATACTCAAGTTGTAAAATTGCTTCAGATATTTCCATAGGTTTTAGAGGTAGATATACTCTTACAAGTTTCTTTTCATCAGAAATTTTTTCTTCAGGTTCTACTATGTAATCAAAACTATACGATTTCTTTCTAGTGTCATCTTGAACTTTAGCTCTACTACGTTTTTCCTTATGTTTTTTCAATTGATTTTCCATAATATCTACAGCTTTATCTATTGAAGCATATAAATCAGTTTCTGTTGCAGTAGCTTTTAAAGTACTTCCACTTAAATAAGCTAGAATTTCAGTTACATGAGCATTTCCTGTTTTCAATTTAGAAGCAGCTAAGGTTGCATCGATCTTTAATATAGAATCATTAAATTTTTCTACTCTTGAGATCTTTTCTTCAGCATATTTTTTGATTGCATCAGTCAAAGTAATTTTTCTTCCGTGAATTGATAATTTCATACTACCACTTCCTTTAACATTTTTAGTACTTTTATTTTGTTACCCTTTTATATAATACTATTATAGCATATATTTACAAAAAAATATACATAATTTTTTTATTTAGTAATCAACCACTTAGCAATATCTTTTGCATGGTAAGTTATTATTATGTCAGCTCCTGCTCTTTTTATTGCAAAAATATTTTCCATAACAATTTTCTTTTCATCTATCCAATTATTTTTAGCAGCTGCCTTAACCATAGAATATTCTCCACTTACATTATAGGCAACTATAGGTAAATGAGTTACTTCTGATACAGCTTTTATAACATCTAGATATGCCATAGCTGGCTTCACCATTATAAAATCTGCTCCTTCTTGTGAGTCTGCTTCCACTTCTGCATAGAAATTATTAGTACTTCTAAAATCCATTTGATAAGTTTTTCTATCTCCAAAGCTTGGTGCTGAATCAGCAGCATCTCTAAAAGGACCATAGTATGCTGAAGAATACTTAACACTATAAGCCATTATAGGTATGTCTTTAAAGTTATTTTCATCTAAAATTTCTCTAATTTTGGCTATTCTTCCGTCCATCATATCTGAAGGTGCTATTATATCTGCACCAGCTTCTGCATGAGAAAGAGCTATCTTAGCTATATATTTTAAAGTTTCATCATTATCTACATCATGATGATGTAATATTCCACAATGTCCATGAGAAGTATATTCACACATACACACATCTGTTATAATTAAAAATTTGTCTGAATAATTTTTTCTAATATGTCTTATAGCTTTTTGAACTATACCTTCTTTATCATAGGCTTGACTTCCAACTTCATCTTTATGAGCTGGTATTCCAAAAAGTAAAATATTATTAATTCCCAACTTCAATAATTCATCTAATTCTTCATTTAATCTATCTAAAGAATATCTGAATTGTTCAGGCATAGACTCTATTTCACTCTTTATATTTTCCCCTTCACAGATAAACAAAGGATAGATAAGTGAACTAGTTTCTATACTTATATTCTTCACCATTTCTCTTGTTAGTGCATTTCTTCTTAATCTTCTTGTTCTTACAAACATTTTTTCTCCTTTTTATTCTTCTATAAAACCATTATTTTTAACTTCTTTTATTAATTTACCACTGTCATCATATTCTTTATAGACTCCGTTTAAAATATTATCCTTATAAATTCCAACAGATTGTAATTTTCCATTAGGATAAAAAGTTCTAACTTCCTGTCCATTTTCAACTTTTTTTACTTTCATTTTAGTATAAGTTTTAGATAAATTTTCATAAAAATCTATATCCATATTTTCATCTTGAATAGAACCTTTATATTTAGCTATACTTTCACTTAAAATTTTTCCTTCAGAGTATGTAAGCATAGTTATATTTTTTCTTTGAAAGTCATATTCTGTCTTAGAGCTAAGACTTCTGTCATCATAATATGAATAAGAAATAAAAGATTTTACATTCTCTTCAAAGTTTTCACTAAATTTATTATTAAGAATATCTGATTGATTGCTAGCTTCATTATCTTTTATCTCTTGAACTAACTTTTCTATTTCATTAAACAAAACTTCCTTTTTTAATTTAATTTCTGTTTTTACTATTATATCTCCACTTGGAGTATATATTTCCGCTAATACTTCTAACTTATTTTTTTGTTTATATTTGATTGTATTTTTTATATGATTATCATTTGAGATATTAATTTTTTCCTTTGGAATAATATTTTCAATATATTTTTTAGGAATAGTATCTTTAATGCTAGCCCTATAAACAACTATAATTTCTTTATTCTTGTTGAATACTTTTTGTAATTCTTTTTCATTCACAGCTTTTATAGAAGAATAAGAAAAAATACTATTTACTAAAAAGAGTAAAAACATAAATAAAAAATTCTTTTTCATATCTAACTCCTCAAAATTTATTTCCTTACTTCCACTCCATTTTTATAATTAATGTATAACTAAAATAAAAAAGAGTAAGATTTTTTATATTTCTATTATCTCCTTGCTTTCTAATTTTTTTGAAAGAGTAGCTACATCAGAAAATGGACTAGTTGCAACTAGTTGACTCAAGTGTGATAAACCCATACTAATTAAATCTCTATTATTTTCTGCAAGCCCTCTATCTATAATTTCAAAATATTTCTGAATAGCCATTCTTCTCTCAACAAAAACTTCAGTAAATATTTTATTGTAAAGATCATATTTTTTTTCTATTTCTGTAAGTAAAACCTCTTTTTTTAAACGAAGTTGCTCTATCTCTAATTCTGTTCTTTTTCCTTCTTTATATACCTCTACTAAATTAGTAAAAAAACTTGTTGGATCTGTACTATTTGTAACTACATCTAATGCTTTATTTTTTTTAACAAATGAAATTAATTTATTTAACATTTTCCCCTCCTAAAAAACCTTACTATCAATAATTTGTGCAAAATTTGTTGCTATTTCTCCTATATATTTTATTTCAGCTACATCTTCTTCAGAAAAATATGCTTTTCTAAAAATATGTTTTCTTATTGACTTAAATAAAGCTGAAAAAAAAGGAATTGGATATATTTTATTATATGCTTTTTTTAATTCTGATTCAAAAACTTCTTTTCCTTTTTCTAAACTATCTATTATTTCTACAGCTCTCTTATCAGCAAATTCCATTCCAGAAATATTACTTTTAATTTTAGAGTTTGCTTCCCTAACTTCATATATTTTCTCTTCTATTTCTTTTATTTTTTTGTTAGCTTTCAAATGAGAAAATAAGCCAGTTAAAGCTAAAGCTGGTATTGCAACTATTCCTCCAAGAACAACACTTCCAGCTGCCATTCCTCCTCCACCAGCTGCCAAAGAACCTCCACCAAACCAAGCTAAAGCCGCATTTGTAGCTGTAGCTCCACTTAAAGTTGCAATAGCAGTTCCAGTTGAAGCTACTCCATATGTAGACACTAAAGCCCATGCTCCAACAGCTGTTCCTATCCCAGCTGAAAGACCTTTTCCAGTATTCATAGCAATATCTGCAGCTGAAATAGTTTCATCAACATCATAAAAATTTTGTTTTATCTGATTGTCACCTATTTCTTCAAGAATTGCTTCTCTATCCTTTCCTTTTAAAAGTTCAGAAATTTTTTTTATTTTTTTTAGAGATTTTATAGCTTCTACTTTTTTTCCTACTAAAATTTCTAAAGTTTTGTTGAGCTCTTCCTTTTTTTTCTCCATTTGAGAGTATAATTGGTTATATTCATAGATGTAATCATCATACTCATCTACTTTTTTTTCAATTCTTCCACTAGCCCCAAAAGTTACAAGATTTTTTAACCATCCCATAATATTCCCTCCTAAAAATGATAATGTAGATATTTTATAAATAAAAAAAGTTAACTTTTAAATTAAACTCTAAAATAATATTGTTAACTAATTTTTTACTGTTATTTTATTATATAGAAATTTTATTTATAAATCAATTAATTTTGTATATTATTTTTTCATTGGTAAATATAAGAAATTTTTCATATACCTTTTTAAAGTGTTTAAAGTTAAAAAAAACACCTTTGACAAAACTATCTTAAGCAAGCTATACTTAATTGAAAGAAATTTAATGTCAAAAAACACTGTATAAACACTTTAAAACCAACGCCATTCAAGGAGGTCTAAAAATGAAGAAAGAAATATTAGCTGGTAAGGAGTATATTGTTGAAAATGGTCTTTATTACCCTGTAAATAAAGAATGTATTTTTGAGAAAATGGGTGGAGCCTATAGAGTTGTAGAAATAGATAAAGAATATAATGTAGAAGTTTTAATCCCTGATATAGAATTTGAAGATATAGATAATAGTAAATTAAATTCAATAGGAAGGGCAAGACTAAAATATCTTCAAGATTACGATAAAGATAAATACTTAGTTTTTATAGCAACTGGCGAATTGATGTCACATCTACTTTCAATACAGGAAGAAGCTGAACAAATGAGGGAAAATATGCTCCCAAGTATGAAAAAAGAATGGGGATTAACAGAGCAACTAAAAATAGATGATCAAATGAAATGGGTAGGACTGATGAATAATTTAGAAGCAACTATTAAGGAAATAATTTTTAAAGAATTAGTATATGTCTAAATAATTTTTGAGGAGGTAAAATATGGAACTTTGTGATTTAACTTTAAAAAAGGAAGTATTAAGAGAAGGTATTTGGGAGGTTTTAGCAAATTTTTCTAAGGTTGAAAATAAAATGGGAACAAACTCTTTTTTAAGTCTAAGTTCTCAAAAGCTTTTTAATCAAATTACAAAAATTCCTAATATGACAGAAGAGGAAGTTAAAAATTTGACAGCTATTAAAAATTTCTTAAACGATATTCTAAAAGAATTTAAAGACGAATAATAGAAATAATTTTTGAGGAGATATTTATGAAAGGATATGAAGCAACAATGAAAAAAGAAATAGCCAGAGAATTTGCTCATGGAGTAATGGGAACAGCTTGTAGGATTGAATTAAAAAAAGGAGATTCACCTATACTTCAAATAATATCGAAAAATATATATGAAGAAATTTGTAAAATCCCTAATATGACTATGGAAGAAGTAGAAAATTTAAATGCAATTAGTAAATTTATGATGAAAACTCTTGTTGAATTAGAAAAATATGTAAGAATAAAAAAAAGTTAGGTAAATCAACCTAACTACTATTAATAATATGGCGGTGAGAGAGGGATTTGAACTGTATTATATTATACATTTTTTGATAATTTTTAATTTTTTAATCTTTTTTTGTAGCTATCGTTATCTTTTGTTTATTATAAATTTTTCAAAAAAATCTTTTTTATCCTTCTTTTACCCACGCTAATATCTTAGTTACTAACTTTAACTATTATATGTTTATTATACTTTATATATTTAGAAAAAGGCAAGATATTTTTATATTTTTTTATTTTTCAATTATAAATAAAAAATGGAAGATTTTAATCTTCCATTTAATTATTTTCAAGGTACCTTTTATATGCTTCAATTATAGACTCTAAATCTAATTCATCTAATTCCCCAAACTTCTTTATAAAATAATCTTTATTTAATCTGATAGCTTTTGATGTACGAGCAACACTTTTTAGCCTTAAACCTGCTTCAGTATATTTTATAATAGGTACATCATATTCATCTCTTGGATCCTTTGAAGTAACTTTAACAGACAAAACCTCTAAAGTACCTTGATTATCAATCTCACTTAAAACAACAACTGGTCTTTGAATAATATGAGCTGGATCTTCTTCATACGGAAAATCAACAAACCATACTTCACCTGCATATACCTTTATTTCCAAATTAATCCCTCCTTCATATTATTTTAGAAGGTGTTTTTGTTGTAGATTCTTCCCATTCAACTTCATCTTTCCATTCATCATCTTTTGCAATACAAATTCTTCCATTTAAGTCCCTTACCTCATTCTTAGCTGCTAAT encodes the following:
- a CDS encoding DUF948 domain-containing protein, translated to MVTINLDMILKVLLGISLAVLLILLFIILIKIISIVSKINSLLEKNKEQIENSISQIPNLVKNSERILENTNDNLEKVNILVEDVTDILKASKRNIVNTSSSVSTTLENIKNVSSNVAESSRYIANNFAGKTSGSSNSGGIMATIDTILDCWDIFKTLLKKKK
- a CDS encoding YfcC family protein, which gives rise to MKRKNWEFPTAYTVLFLILILVTVLTHIIPAGKYDRLSYQENTNEFVIESYGKDDEKLAATQETLDKLNINIDVEKFTNGTIKKPMAIPNTYTKVSGQAQGVDDLILAPISGLADSIDIIIFVLILSGIVGIVNKTGTFSLAMKAISQKTKGKEFLLVMISFLFFAAGGTIFGAWEETIPFYSILIPLFLVNGFDPLVPMATIFLASAIGCMFSTVNPFSTIIASNAAGISFNEGLKFRFGALVVFSLITLTYLYRYIKKVKENPEKSIVIEEKDEINERYLKDYQEETGVKFNWSKKLILFLFVVQFAIMIWGVASQGWWFQEAAALFFLVSIIIMLVSGLSEKEAVNAFIAGASEVVGVALIIGLARAINIVMENGMISDTLLFYSSNLVSEMGKGLFAVVLLFIFVFLGIFIPSTSGLAVLSMPILAPLADTLGLSRAIVVDAFSWGQGLILFIAPTGLIFVVLQIVGIPYNKWLKFVMPLLIVITILTTIMIYILSVFFR
- the hpf gene encoding ribosome hibernation-promoting factor, HPF/YfiA family → MKLSIHGRKITLTDAIKKYAEEKISRVEKFNDSILKIDATLAASKLKTGNAHVTEILAYLSGSTLKATATETDLYASIDKAVDIMENQLKKHKEKRSRAKVQDDTRKKSYSFDYIVEPEEKISDEKKLVRVYLPLKPMEISEAILQLEYLNRVFFAFTNSETGKMAVVYKRKDGDYGVIEE
- the hemB gene encoding porphobilinogen synthase, giving the protein MFVRTRRLRRNALTREMVKNISIETSSLIYPLFICEGENIKSEIESMPEQFRYSLDRLNEELDELLKLGINNILLFGIPAHKDEVGSQAYDKEGIVQKAIRHIRKNYSDKFLIITDVCMCEYTSHGHCGILHHHDVDNDETLKYIAKIALSHAEAGADIIAPSDMMDGRIAKIREILDENNFKDIPIMAYSVKYSSAYYGPFRDAADSAPSFGDRKTYQMDFRSTNNFYAEVEADSQEGADFIMVKPAMAYLDVIKAVSEVTHLPIVAYNVSGEYSMVKAAAKNNWIDEKKIVMENIFAIKRAGADIIITYHAKDIAKWLITK
- a CDS encoding YtxH domain-containing protein is translated as MGLINYIHEKRLEKERAKRNEKIVGTLKVLAGVGAGVTLGVLFAPKSGKETRKNISDATKKGLNYVGENLANAKNYIEEKTSDIREALAEKYDELTDETISEKVEEIEEEIEEEIEEVAKKVEEKAKEVKEKAKK
- a CDS encoding type II toxin-antitoxin system PemK/MazF family toxin — its product is MEIKVYAGEVWFVDFPYEEDPAHIIQRPVVVLSEIDNQGTLEVLSVKVTSKDPRDEYDVPIIKYTEAGLRLKSVARTSKAIRLNKDYFIKKFGELDELDLESIIEAYKRYLENN
- a CDS encoding GlsB/YeaQ/YmgE family stress response membrane protein, whose amino-acid sequence is MGIIAWLILGAFSGWIASIIMGKNASMGAIANIVTGIIGAFIGGVVFNFFGAQKVTGLNLHSALVSIVGACILLWILSAISKK
- a CDS encoding TnpV protein; the protein is MKKEILAGKEYIVENGLYYPVNKECIFEKMGGAYRVVEIDKEYNVEVLIPDIEFEDIDNSKLNSIGRARLKYLQDYDKDKYLVFIATGELMSHLLSIQEEAEQMRENMLPSMKKEWGLTEQLKIDDQMKWVGLMNNLEATIKEIIFKELVYV